Proteins encoded by one window of SAR202 cluster bacterium:
- a CDS encoding type II toxin-antitoxin system HicB family antitoxin produces MQKVRYTVVLEWDHEEKVYVASVPALTIATQGKTRTEAMRMVREAIALTVEGLKANGLPVPTGDGDKIRRVEVAV; encoded by the coding sequence ATGCAGAAGGTCCGTTATACCGTCGTCCTTGAATGGGACCACGAGGAAAAGGTGTACGTGGCAAGCGTCCCGGCGTTGACGATTGCGACACAGGGCAAAACACGAACAGAAGCAATGAGGATGGTCAGGGAAGCCATTGCGCTTACCGTCGAAGGCCTAAAGGCCAACGGCCTGCCTGTCCCGACTGGCGATGGCGATAAGATAAGACGCGTAGAGGTGGCGGTATAG
- a CDS encoding addiction module toxin, HicA family: MVRLPRISGKEMVRALQRAGFRIDRVSGSHHFLVHESGRARYAIVPVHAGQMLSPKVIHAILESTQLTKEELIDLL; this comes from the coding sequence ATAGTACGTTTACCTCGCATCTCCGGCAAAGAAATGGTCCGTGCGTTGCAGCGGGCCGGATTCAGGATTGACCGGGTCAGCGGGAGCCATCACTTTCTCGTGCATGAATCCGGGCGGGCGCGTTATGCAATCGTACCTGTGCACGCTGGACAGATGCTCTCTCCGAAGGTCATACACGCGATATTGGAATCTACACAACTAACTAAAGAAGAGTTGATAGACCTTTTGTGA
- a CDS encoding HAD family hydrolase, translating to MNPLHPKAVIFDFDYTLADSTAPAYDCAGHALTAMGLQTPPKAVVATTIGLSLTEAFHRMFPKEDRALAAEYYRLFIKRADEVMVDGTVLFDWTPRAISALHAHGMPLGIVSTKGRFRIEAILGRERLLDRFETIVGGEDVPAFKPDPHGLLAALRRLDVPKGEALYVGDSLTYAETAKRARVPFMAVLSGTTKRDEFNGYPVVEIIPSVAELPARLGW from the coding sequence GTGAACCCACTCCACCCCAAGGCCGTCATATTCGACTTCGACTACACGCTCGCGGACTCCACCGCGCCGGCGTACGACTGCGCCGGCCACGCGCTCACCGCGATGGGCCTGCAGACGCCGCCGAAAGCCGTGGTGGCGACGACGATCGGCCTGTCGCTCACGGAGGCGTTCCACCGCATGTTCCCGAAAGAGGACCGTGCGCTCGCGGCGGAGTACTACCGCCTGTTCATCAAGCGCGCGGACGAGGTGATGGTGGACGGCACGGTCCTCTTCGACTGGACGCCGCGCGCGATATCGGCCCTCCACGCGCACGGAATGCCCCTCGGCATCGTCTCCACGAAGGGCCGCTTCCGCATCGAGGCGATCCTCGGCCGCGAGCGGCTGCTGGACAGGTTCGAGACCATCGTCGGAGGCGAGGACGTCCCGGCCTTCAAGCCCGACCCGCACGGCCTTCTCGCCGCTCTTCGGCGCCTGGATGTCCCGAAGGGCGAGGCGCTCTACGTCGGCGACAGCCTCACATACGCGGAGACCGCCAAACGCGCGAGGGTGCCGTTCATGGCCGTCCTCTCCGGCACAACAAAGCGCGACGAGTTCAACGGCTACCCGGTAGTAGAAATCATCCCCAGCGTCGCGGAGCTGCCGGCGCGCCTGGGGTGGTGA
- the trpC gene encoding indole-3-glycerol phosphate synthase TrpC, protein MIEPNTPDILKKIVEVKAREVARLKVEKPLRNLEKRMESQTRPLNLAGCLMGDRVRVIAECKKASPAKGLLRPDFDPTALAQAYVANGAAAISVLTNVDHFQGSIEHLEQVHAVAYTKGVPVLRKEFIFDPYQVYEARAHGADAMLLIVAMLSPKQLTDLRGLSEQLWMQCLVEVHDEEELKVALDIGAEIIGINNRDLRTFKTDLAVTERLAPKVPFGKIVVSESGINSRADVERVGKAGAHAILVGEALVTAKDPGAKLKELA, encoded by the coding sequence ATGATCGAACCCAATACGCCCGATATCCTCAAAAAGATCGTCGAGGTCAAGGCCCGCGAGGTCGCCCGCCTCAAGGTGGAGAAGCCGCTGCGCAATCTGGAGAAGCGAATGGAGAGCCAGACTCGGCCCCTTAACCTGGCCGGGTGCCTTATGGGCGACCGCGTCCGGGTCATCGCCGAGTGCAAGAAGGCCTCGCCCGCGAAGGGCCTCCTGCGGCCGGACTTCGATCCCACGGCCCTCGCGCAGGCTTACGTCGCCAACGGCGCGGCGGCAATATCGGTTCTCACCAACGTGGACCACTTCCAGGGGAGCATCGAGCACTTGGAGCAGGTCCACGCCGTAGCTTACACGAAGGGCGTGCCCGTCCTGCGCAAGGAGTTCATCTTCGACCCTTACCAGGTCTATGAGGCCCGCGCCCACGGGGCGGACGCGATGCTGCTGATCGTTGCGATGCTCTCGCCTAAGCAGCTCACGGACTTGCGCGGACTCTCGGAGCAGCTATGGATGCAGTGCCTCGTGGAAGTGCACGACGAAGAGGAGCTCAAGGTGGCGCTGGACATCGGAGCGGAGATCATAGGCATCAACAACCGGGACCTGCGCACCTTCAAGACAGACCTCGCCGTCACCGAGCGCCTCGCGCCGAAGGTCCCATTCGGCAAGATCGTCGTCAGCGAGAGCGGCATAAACAGCCGTGCGGACGTCGAGCGGGTAGGGAAGGCCGGCGCCCATGCGATCCTCGTCGGCGAGGCATTAGTGACTGCTAAAGACCCCGGCGCGAAGCTGAAGGAGCTTGCATGA
- a CDS encoding phosphoribosylanthranilate isomerase, translating to MTRFKICGLRDLDNTLVAAQSGADFIGFNFVPGAKRAIPPELAKSIIDSLRARVTGPMPNLVGLFANQPIEDVNRILKQCGLDYAQLCGDESPAYWARVEAKIVRQVKVKEHPTVAEAVSETMEVVGHVAGKGHIPLLDKYETGALGGTGRTFDWDIAREVAKRYEIMLAGGITPENVSEAIHRVGPWAVDVSSGVETDGAKDPRKIEAFAAMVKGTDLRQPL from the coding sequence ATGACCCGCTTCAAGATCTGCGGCCTGCGGGACCTCGACAACACCCTCGTAGCGGCACAGTCCGGCGCGGACTTCATCGGCTTTAACTTTGTCCCCGGCGCGAAGCGGGCCATACCGCCCGAGCTTGCGAAGTCCATCATAGACTCCCTGCGCGCCCGCGTGACCGGCCCGATGCCCAACCTCGTCGGCCTCTTTGCCAACCAGCCCATTGAGGACGTTAACCGCATCCTGAAGCAGTGCGGCCTCGACTACGCACAGCTCTGCGGAGACGAGTCGCCTGCCTATTGGGCGCGTGTCGAGGCGAAGATAGTCCGGCAGGTTAAGGTCAAGGAGCACCCGACCGTCGCCGAAGCGGTCTCGGAAACGATGGAGGTCGTGGGCCATGTTGCCGGCAAGGGCCATATCCCGTTGCTGGACAAGTACGAGACGGGCGCGCTCGGCGGTACCGGCCGCACCTTCGACTGGGATATCGCCCGAGAGGTGGCGAAGCGTTACGAGATCATGCTCGCCGGCGGCATCACGCCGGAGAACGTCAGCGAGGCCATCCACCGTGTCGGCCCCTGGGCCGTGGACGTATCCAGCGGCGTTGAGACCGACGGCGCAAAGGACCCCAGGAAGATCGAAGCCTTCGCGGCGATGGTGAAGGGGACGGACCTACGGCAGCCCCTGTAG
- a CDS encoding glutamate dehydrogenase, producing MTPFEAVTYEFDRACDRLKVSDEVRDIVRTPDREVRVEVPVRMDNGKIKVFIGYRVQHNSSRGPYKGGIRYHPEADVDEVKALAALMTYKTAVVGIPFGGAKGGVQCDPSTMSARELQKLTQGFTRAISYIIGPDRDIPAPDMGTNAQTMAWMMSEYAKAHGYSPGVVTGKPVELGGSLGREQATGRGVAIITAELAKDMGKPLRGATVAIQGFGNVGSWAAKFLYPMGAKIVAVTDVKGGVLNENGLDIDALSKHVSQTGSVAGFADADHIGNKELLELPCDILVPAALGGVINRGNAANVRAKIIVEAANHPVTPAADAILKDRGVLCVPDLLVNAGGVTVSYFEWAQNVQRFPWDLGRVNSELEEVLLKAYKNVYVRAKLDRVSYREAAFNIAVERVVRAIELQGLP from the coding sequence ATGACCCCCTTCGAGGCTGTCACGTACGAGTTCGACCGCGCCTGCGACCGCCTGAAGGTCAGCGACGAAGTCCGTGACATCGTCCGCACGCCGGACCGTGAGGTCCGCGTGGAGGTGCCTGTGCGGATGGATAACGGCAAGATCAAGGTGTTCATCGGCTACCGCGTGCAGCACAACTCCTCGCGCGGGCCTTACAAAGGCGGCATCCGGTACCACCCGGAAGCCGACGTGGACGAGGTGAAGGCGCTGGCGGCGCTCATGACGTACAAGACGGCCGTCGTGGGGATACCCTTCGGCGGCGCGAAGGGCGGCGTGCAGTGCGACCCAAGCACAATGAGCGCGAGAGAGCTGCAGAAGCTGACGCAGGGGTTCACCCGGGCGATTAGCTACATCATAGGCCCGGACCGCGACATCCCCGCGCCGGATATGGGGACCAACGCTCAGACGATGGCGTGGATGATGTCCGAGTACGCCAAGGCGCACGGCTACAGCCCGGGCGTCGTCACCGGCAAGCCCGTGGAGCTGGGCGGCTCGCTGGGCCGCGAGCAGGCAACCGGGCGCGGAGTTGCGATCATCACCGCCGAGCTGGCGAAGGATATGGGAAAGCCCCTGCGCGGCGCAACCGTCGCGATTCAGGGCTTCGGCAACGTGGGCTCATGGGCAGCGAAGTTCCTGTACCCAATGGGCGCAAAGATTGTTGCCGTTACAGACGTAAAGGGCGGCGTCCTCAACGAGAACGGCCTCGATATCGACGCGCTCTCGAAGCACGTCTCCCAGACCGGGTCCGTGGCAGGGTTCGCAGACGCCGACCACATCGGCAACAAGGAGCTTCTTGAGCTCCCGTGCGACATCCTGGTGCCCGCCGCCCTGGGAGGCGTCATCAACCGCGGCAACGCAGCGAACGTGCGCGCGAAGATAATCGTTGAGGCGGCCAACCACCCGGTGACGCCCGCGGCGGACGCCATCCTGAAGGACAGGGGCGTCCTTTGCGTGCCCGACCTGCTGGTCAACGCGGGCGGCGTGACGGTCTCCTACTTCGAATGGGCGCAGAACGTGCAGCGATTCCCTTGGGACCTGGGCCGGGTGAACTCTGAGCTTGAAGAGGTGCTGCTGAAGGCCTACAAGAACGTATACGTGCGCGCCAAGCTGGACCGCGTCTCCTACCGCGAGGCGGCGTTCAACATCGCCGTCGAGCGCGTGGTGCGGGCAATTGAGCTACAGGGGCTGCCGTAG